A genomic region of Brevibacillus sp. JNUCC-41 contains the following coding sequences:
- the pheT gene encoding phenylalanine--tRNA ligase subunit beta produces MFVSYKWLQDYVDLSGINATELADKITKSGIEVEGVEKKSEGLKGVVIGHVIEREQHPNADKLNKCQVDIGAENPVQIICGAPNVDKGQKVAVATVGAVLPGNFKIKKAKLRGEESHGMICSLQELGFESKLVSKDYATGIFVFPNDVEVGKDALEELGLSDEVLELGLTPNRSDALSMLGVAYEVAAILGREVKWPVVEKEEAAEKATDYISVKVEAKEDNPIYIAKIIKDVKVGPSPLWMQTRLMSAGIRPHNNVVDITNYILLEYGQPLHAFDYDRFGSKEIVIRRAKDAEKIVTLDEAERTLTPDHLVITNGSEPVAIAGVMGGADSEVKNDTTNIIIESAYFAGTVVRKASKDHGLRSEASARFEKGVDPARVREAGERAAQLIAQYAGGTVLQGAAEVDELTMEPAVISITLEKINTLLGTDMTASVVESIFKRLQFGVELDNETFTITVPTRRGDITIEADLVEEAARLYGYDNIPATLPIGAAVPGQLTDYQIKRRKARRTLEGAGLYQAVTYSLTSQEKASQFALEARESIRLAMPMSEERSQLRLSIVPQLLEVVKYNNARQIDSLALYEIGSVFFKRDEQELPEEKEHIAGAITGLWESHLWQGEKKPVDFFVAKGVIEALFDTLGLADQISYRQAKINDMHPGRTAEVLLNGEVIGFIGQVHPTVQKDLDIKETYIFELSLKALAEAEVAPIAYQTIPRYPSTTRDIALVVDQATKAGDIQDIIEEAGGKLLKEVSIFDLYEGERMEEGKKSIAYSLKYFDPERTLTDEDITKAHDKVLEAVKEKAGAELRG; encoded by the coding sequence ATGTTTGTGTCATATAAATGGTTACAAGATTATGTTGACCTTTCAGGCATCAATGCGACGGAGCTAGCTGACAAAATCACGAAAAGCGGCATTGAGGTTGAAGGGGTGGAAAAGAAAAGTGAAGGGCTAAAAGGGGTCGTCATCGGGCATGTCATTGAACGTGAACAGCATCCAAATGCGGATAAATTGAATAAATGCCAAGTTGATATCGGGGCCGAAAATCCCGTTCAGATCATCTGTGGAGCACCGAATGTCGATAAAGGCCAAAAAGTCGCTGTCGCTACTGTTGGCGCAGTCCTTCCAGGTAATTTCAAAATTAAGAAAGCGAAACTTCGTGGAGAGGAATCGCACGGGATGATTTGCTCGCTTCAGGAATTGGGCTTCGAATCCAAGCTCGTTTCCAAGGATTATGCTACAGGTATCTTCGTCTTCCCTAATGATGTGGAAGTAGGTAAAGATGCATTGGAGGAACTTGGTTTAAGTGATGAAGTGCTGGAACTTGGGCTGACTCCGAACCGTTCAGATGCATTGAGCATGCTTGGTGTTGCATACGAAGTGGCAGCCATTTTAGGCCGGGAAGTGAAATGGCCGGTTGTCGAGAAAGAAGAGGCAGCTGAAAAAGCAACTGATTATATCAGTGTCAAAGTTGAAGCGAAAGAAGATAACCCGATATACATTGCTAAAATCATCAAGGATGTCAAGGTCGGACCTTCACCACTTTGGATGCAGACTAGGTTGATGTCTGCAGGTATCCGACCTCATAATAATGTGGTGGATATCACGAACTACATTTTACTTGAATACGGCCAACCGCTCCATGCCTTTGATTATGACCGCTTTGGTTCAAAGGAAATCGTCATCCGCAGAGCGAAGGATGCTGAAAAAATCGTAACATTGGATGAAGCGGAACGCACTTTGACACCTGACCATTTAGTGATCACAAATGGCAGCGAGCCAGTAGCGATAGCTGGTGTGATGGGCGGAGCGGATTCCGAAGTGAAAAATGATACGACGAACATCATCATTGAAAGTGCATATTTTGCAGGTACAGTGGTTCGTAAAGCCTCAAAGGACCATGGATTACGCAGTGAAGCTAGTGCCCGCTTTGAAAAAGGTGTCGACCCGGCCCGTGTACGTGAAGCTGGAGAACGTGCTGCACAATTGATTGCACAATATGCAGGCGGAACAGTCTTACAAGGAGCAGCAGAAGTTGATGAATTGACAATGGAACCTGCGGTCATTAGCATCACTCTTGAAAAAATCAACACACTTCTTGGAACAGACATGACCGCATCAGTTGTGGAATCGATCTTCAAGCGTCTGCAATTTGGCGTGGAACTTGACAATGAAACATTCACAATCACCGTTCCGACGCGCCGTGGCGATATTACGATTGAAGCTGATTTAGTCGAAGAGGCTGCACGTCTATATGGATATGATAATATTCCCGCTACACTGCCGATCGGTGCTGCTGTCCCAGGCCAATTGACTGATTATCAAATTAAACGGCGGAAAGCACGCCGTACACTTGAAGGCGCAGGCCTTTATCAAGCGGTAACCTATTCACTGACAAGCCAGGAAAAAGCGTCCCAATTCGCTTTGGAAGCAAGAGAATCCATTCGATTAGCAATGCCAATGAGTGAAGAAAGAAGCCAGCTGCGTTTAAGCATCGTGCCTCAATTGCTTGAAGTCGTGAAATATAACAATGCCCGCCAAATTGATTCACTGGCACTGTATGAAATCGGTTCGGTATTCTTTAAGCGTGACGAACAAGAACTGCCTGAAGAAAAAGAACATATTGCTGGAGCAATCACCGGTCTATGGGAGTCACATCTATGGCAAGGTGAAAAGAAACCAGTGGATTTCTTTGTAGCCAAAGGCGTGATCGAAGCATTATTCGACACACTTGGATTAGCTGATCAAATCAGTTATCGCCAAGCGAAAATCAACGACATGCATCCAGGACGGACAGCGGAAGTACTATTGAATGGTGAAGTGATTGGCTTTATCGGCCAAGTGCACCCAACTGTCCAAAAAGACTTGGATATTAAAGAAACATACATTTTCGAACTTTCCTTAAAAGCATTGGCCGAAGCCGAAGTCGCTCCGATTGCGTACCAAACCATTCCGCGCTATCCATCGACCACGCGCGATATCGCGCTCGTTGTGGATCAAGCTACGAAAGCCGGGGACATTCAGGATATTATTGAAGAAGCCGGTGGCAAACTGCTGAAAGAAGTAAGCATCTTCGACTTATACGAAGGTGAAAGAATGGAGGAAGGCAAGAAATCCATTGCCTACTCACTGAAATACTTCGACCCGGAACGTACTCTAACGGACGAAGACATTACAAAAGCACACGATAAAGTTCTTGAAGCCGTTAAAGAAAAAGCTGGCGCAGAACTAAGAGGATAA